In the Ignavibacteriales bacterium genome, one interval contains:
- a CDS encoding response regulator transcription factor, translating into MYKLKVLLADDHDSFRRILIAFLRAQKDIEVVGEAIDGQEAVEQAERFHPDLVLMDIHMPKQNGIEATKAIKNRWPGTKVFILSMDPSEFYRRNTQDFADGFIAKTSMKSALLSILSSEQHSHMQPMVASAYAA; encoded by the coding sequence ATGTACAAACTCAAAGTTCTTTTAGCCGATGATCACGACAGTTTCCGTCGGATCTTAATTGCGTTTTTGAGAGCGCAAAAAGATATAGAAGTAGTCGGAGAAGCCATCGATGGGCAGGAAGCAGTCGAACAGGCAGAACGGTTTCACCCCGATCTCGTTCTGATGGATATTCACATGCCGAAGCAGAATGGCATTGAAGCAACGAAGGCGATCAAAAATCGATGGCCCGGCACGAAAGTATTTATTCTCTCGATGGATCCGAGCGAGTTCTATCGCAGGAACACACAGGATTTTGCCGATGGATTTATTGCGAAAACCTCGATGAAGAGTGCGCTTCTCTCCATTCTTTCCAGCGAGCAGCATTCGCATATGCAGCCAATGGTAGCCAGTGCTTACGCGGCATGA
- a CDS encoding response regulator transcription factor, whose product MNRIKVLIADDHRDFRKVVHDFLDRLPNVSVVGEAIDGDDAIKKVEKLFPDVVLMDISMPLMNGIEATRIIKQRWPETKVLIATNHDDPMYRKQALEARADGFILKGSMKPSLEATFSVQREQQSIPSDYELQIIK is encoded by the coding sequence ATGAACAGAATCAAAGTTCTTATCGCTGATGACCACCGAGATTTTCGGAAAGTCGTCCATGATTTTCTTGATCGATTGCCGAATGTCTCAGTTGTTGGAGAAGCGATAGACGGCGATGACGCAATCAAGAAAGTAGAGAAACTTTTTCCCGATGTTGTGCTGATGGATATCTCGATGCCTTTGATGAATGGAATTGAGGCTACGCGGATTATCAAACAGCGATGGCCGGAAACGAAAGTGCTTATTGCCACGAATCATGACGATCCGATGTATCGCAAGCAGGCACTTGAAGCGCGCGCGGATGGATTTATACTCAAAGGTTCAATGAAGCCATCGCTCGAAGCGACATTCAGTGTTCAGAGGGAGCAGCAAAGTATTCCTAGTGACTATGAATTACAAATTATCAAATAA
- a CDS encoding IS1595 family transposase, producing MKKTIEEPKINNLLQLIKRFPTEESCREFLIQSRWGDKPVCVHCGSTEKMYKIQGGKLFKCSACKKPFSVKVGTIFEDSALPLQKWFHAMFVVSAHKKGISSCQLAKDISVRQATAWHMLHRIRLTMTTGSFEKPLGGIVEVDETFIGGTRHGYGKGFNPEKSPVFGMVERGGNARIETIPNVKAETIKPIIRKGVTPDSTLMTDNYTAYKGLDKEFKDHKVINHSAHKYVDGIIHTNTIEGFWSLLKRGIVGIYHHTSKKHLHRYCEEFEYRYNSRKQNDSVRFGLLLGACEGRLTYRALINK from the coding sequence ATGAAAAAGACAATCGAAGAACCCAAGATCAATAACCTGCTTCAACTCATTAAACGATTCCCTACTGAAGAATCTTGTAGAGAGTTTCTTATTCAATCCAGATGGGGAGATAAGCCCGTATGCGTCCATTGCGGAAGCACTGAGAAGATGTATAAGATTCAAGGTGGAAAACTCTTTAAATGCTCTGCTTGCAAAAAGCCGTTTTCTGTTAAAGTTGGCACTATTTTCGAGGATTCCGCACTTCCTTTGCAGAAGTGGTTTCATGCGATGTTCGTTGTGTCTGCACACAAGAAAGGTATTTCTTCCTGCCAGCTTGCTAAAGATATTAGTGTTCGTCAAGCTACTGCTTGGCACATGTTGCATAGAATAAGGCTTACCATGACAACGGGTTCTTTTGAAAAACCTCTTGGTGGTATCGTTGAAGTTGATGAAACCTTTATTGGCGGTACAAGACACGGTTATGGCAAAGGATTCAATCCAGAAAAATCCCCGGTCTTTGGTATGGTGGAACGCGGTGGAAATGCTCGAATAGAAACTATTCCAAACGTTAAAGCAGAAACCATAAAGCCAATTATCAGAAAAGGTGTAACTCCCGATTCTACCCTTATGACAGACAACTACACTGCATACAAAGGACTGGATAAAGAGTTCAAAGATCATAAAGTTATTAACCATAGCGCACACAAATACGTTGATGGTATCATTCACACAAACACCATTGAAGGATTTTGGAGCTTGCTTAAACGCGGTATTGTTGGTATATATCATCATACCTCTAAAAAACATTTACATAGATACTGCGAAGAGTTTGAATATCGCTACAATTCTCGCAAACAAAATGACTCTGTAAGATTTGGTTTATTGTTAGGCGCATGTGAAGGAAGATTGACATATAGAGCCTTGATTAATAAATAG